The DNA region ATGATATTTGCAAGTGGTTCACAATCACATGATGGAACAAGTATCAGAATGGCATGGATCATAAACCACCTGGCAATTTGGAGGATAAGGGTTATAAGTTGGATATGGATAATAGCTTGGTGGTGGAGAGGGCTTGCAACCATGGCACTTTTTGTTGTGGCAATTGGAGCAGGGCTTACAATCACCATTACACTTTGGACTTTGGCACTTTGAGCAATCGATGATCACACAGAGCTCTTCTGAAGAACATTTGGAACAATTACCACACTCACACTTACCATGACCCAAAGCAGCACACAATGCCTTTTTCaacttctcttctttttcttttttcttcttctcttcttc from Lotus japonicus ecotype B-129 chromosome 2, LjGifu_v1.2 includes:
- the LOC130738833 gene encoding heavy metal-associated isoprenylated plant protein 16-like, producing MKQKVVIQLQMDCDKCRNKALKIAAEVKGVTAVSLEGDDKDRVSVTGDNVDMVCLANQLKKKFSSVIILTVEDLKKKEEQEKKKKEEEKKKKEEEEKKKKEKEEKLKKALCAALGHGKCECGNCSKCSSEELCVIIDCSKCQSPKCNGDCKPCSNCHNKKCHGCKPSPPPSYYPYPTYNPYPPNCQVVYDPCHSDTCSIM